The DNA window AAGATGGCGCTTTTCTGATTTGGCGTTTTCATCTTCGGCCCCCGCAGTGTCGAATCCTTTGTCCTATTCGGCCGTACCGTACCGAGAGCGTGTTATGCTGTGTCTCAGCCTGAAGTGTGTTTCCATTTCTACGCCGAGTGCAGAATCTGTCACCTTGCGTCCGCACAAACCATTGGGATGGAGTGTGCGCTGAAATGAACGACATTTTGTTCGCCGAGGCTTCGCTGTTATTCACCTCTGTTCTTGTTCTGGTTCTCCTCAAGCCCCGGAACATAGGTATCGGATACTGGGCTGTCGCAGGTGGCGTGATAAGCGTCGTCCTGGGGTTGACTACACTTCCCGATCTAATTATTGTCTGGAATATTGTCTGGAATGCAACCTTTACATTTGTCTCGGTCATAGTGATAACGCTGGTATTCGACGAAGCAGGTCTCTTCGAGTACATCGCTATACGCATCGCACGATATTCCGCAGGCAGTTCCATGCATCTCTTCCTGCTCGTTATGCTGCTTACTGCTGCAGTCTCGGCCCTTTTTGCCAACGATGGGGCAGCGCTTGTTCTGACGCCAATCGTAATTGCCATGGCAGGGAAGATTGGGCTGGACAGAAAGGGAACGCTGGCATTTGTCATGGCTGTGGGTTTTGTCTCCGACACAGGCAGCATTCCTCTCGTTGTCAGCAATCTAGTCAATATTGTTTCGGCAAGCTATTTTCACATAACATTTATAAATTATGCAATTGCGATGCTCGTACCTGATGTCGTGTCTGTCACAGCGAGCATATTGCTCATAATGTTCTTCTACAGAAGGAACATACAGCCCCTCTACAACCACGCGGATCTTCCAGATCCTTCACTGTCTGTGCGAGACCCTGTTGTCTTCTGTCTGTCCATTCCCATAATCATTCTGCTTGTTATCGCTTATTCAGCCGGCGGATTCTTCAATGTGCCTGTAGCAGCTGTAGCGGTTCCGTTCGCCGCGGCGGTGCTGCTCA is part of the Candidatus Sysuiplasma acidicola genome and encodes:
- the arsB gene encoding arsenical efflux pump membrane protein ArsB; amino-acid sequence: MNDILFAEASLLFTSVLVLVLLKPRNIGIGYWAVAGGVISVVLGLTTLPDLIIVWNIVWNATFTFVSVIVITLVFDEAGLFEYIAIRIARYSAGSSMHLFLLVMLLTAAVSALFANDGAALVLTPIVIAMAGKIGLDRKGTLAFVMAVGFVSDTGSIPLVVSNLVNIVSASYFHITFINYAIAMLVPDVVSVTASILLIMFFYRRNIQPLYNHADLPDPSLSVRDPVVFCLSIPIIILLVIAYSAGGFFNVPVAAVAVPFAAAVLLIAKRGKRIDTRKILREAPWQIVLFSFGMYVVVFGLGRAGLTQLVSSAVSATLVFGGPVPMIFSGFLFSFMAAVMNNMPSVMIGNLALVHVTGGRSLVYANVIGNDIGPKFTPIGSLATMLWLYTLDRKNSIRIRPLYYVRVGLTIAVPVLFVTLLSAYLMTLI